One Rosa chinensis cultivar Old Blush chromosome 3, RchiOBHm-V2, whole genome shotgun sequence DNA window includes the following coding sequences:
- the LOC112194172 gene encoding putative disease resistance protein At3g14460, with protein sequence MFCKDFDIEKDDLIQLWMAQGLLHPCSDKNLEMEERGNEYFKILLAKSFFQDVTKDYKGTVTKCKMHDLVHDLAERASKSENSRSLFSNGEDLGISNLLKLNSLRVLNLYKANIEVLPDSIGRLKHLRYLNVLKTRMKSLPKSIGKLYNLQTLKIPYHLEELPGEIANLINMRHIYFGRYMKVSGGILGRFTNLRSLPFLKVGKETGPRIEELSGLNHLHNILSIYGLENVGDEEEAQKANLVEKKHICKLILGWKLSGPSHTVENDDEVQEGPSHNVENDDDVLEGLQPHPNLEFLEIHEFRGTKFPSWLLLANNLKEIELLGCNKCEGVPVLGHLPSLSYVKIKRVEKLTRIGSEFYGDNHVNCGNGSSKEARPLFPALKTLHIEEARNLIEWMEAPTERGSRVVFPCLEELTLIHCEQLISAPSHFPSLKKVVIEFMNSGGMPIASILSNQLTTLTYLSLQDVGGLTCLPEGMLENNKNLAVLNMQQCSELICISPQSQGSEYCCASLSYMLIRSCENLRYLPDGMLTPSLKRLRLWYCDNLEYIPDATHGGLTSLETLRVCYCYKITSIPFSQGLPSLGELTIYECPELSSLPGGLEFCTSIRSLTISKCPKVPSISIGSLSTSLQELCVSNLDSLPISRGGFTSLRQLRIQRYESAEFGPEFSAFLKTLVSLQTLTIWACNNLETIPSSDKLTSLRSLEIFSCRKLTCLPDGIAASSQSSCSLTRLKELTIGRFCEELDAFPAFQAIPQLESLTIRGWPKLKSLPEQIQHLPSFKTSENRGLQGSGGYSRMVGKPCIS encoded by the coding sequence ATGTTCTGCAAGGATTTTGATATTGAAAAGGATGACTTGATCCAACTTTGGATGGCTCAAGGATTGCTTCACCCTTGTTCTGACAAAAACTTAGAGATGGAGGAGAGAGGTAATGAATATTTTAAAATCCTATTGGCGAAGTCTTTTTTTCAAGACGTTACAAAGGATTACAAAGGTACTGTTACCAAATGTAAGATGCACGATCTTGTGCATGATCTTGCAGAACGTGCATCAAAATCAGAGAACTCACGCTCACTTTTTTCAAATGGAGAAGACCTTGGGATCAGCAACTTACTTAAGTTAAATTCCTTACGTGTCTTAAACTTATACAAGGCAAATATTGAGGTGTTGCCGGATTCTATTGGAAGGTTGAAACACTTGAGGTATTTGAATGTATTGAAAACAAGAATGAAATCACTTCCCAAATCTATTGGGAAGCTTTATAATCTGCAGACACTGAAAATACCTTATCACCTTGAAGAGCTTCCAGGGGAAATTGCAAATTTGATCAACATGCGACACATTTATTTTGGTAGATATATGAAAGTTTCAGGTGGGATATTGGGACGGTTCACTAATCTCCGGTCATTACCTTTTCTCAAGGTGGGTAAAGAGACAGGTCCGAGAATTGAGGAATTGAGTGGTTTAAACCACTTACACAACATCTTGTCTATTTATGGACTGGAAAATGtaggagatgaagaagaagcgcAGAAAGCAAACTTAGTAGAGAAGAAACACATATGCAAGTTAATCCTTGGATGGAAGCTCAGTGGGCCAAGCCACACTGTAGAGAATGACGATGAAGTACAAGAAGGCCCAAGCCACAATGTGGAGAATGACGATGATGTACTAGAAGGCCTCCAACCACATCCTAATTTGGAATTTTTGGAGATTCATGAATTCAGGGGTACTAAATTTCCATCATGGTTATTGCTAGCGAACAATTTGAAAGAGATTGAATTATTGGGCTGCAACAAATGTGAAGGAGTCCCAGTACTTGGGCATTTACCCAGTCTTAGTTATGTTAAGATTAAGAGAGTGGAGAAGCTAACTCGTATAGGATCCGAGTTTTATGGTGATAATCATGTTAATTGTGGAAATGGATCAAGTAAGGAGGCACGGCCTTTGTTCCCTGCTTTGAAAACATTGCACATTGAGGAGGCACGGAACCTGATTGAATGGATGGAAGCGCCAACAGAGAGAGGAAGTAGGGTGGTGTTTCCTTGCCTTGAGGAGCTGACCTTGATTCACTGTGAACAACTGATAAGTGCTCCCAGTCATTTTCCATCTCTCAAGAAGGTGGTGATAGAATTCATGAATAGCGGAGGCATGCCAATAGCAAGTATTCTAAGCAATCAACTCACCACTCTCACTTATCTCAGCTTACAGGATGTGGGGGGACTTACTTGTCTGCCGGAAGGGATGTTAGAAAACAACAAGAATCTTGCAGTTTTGAATATGCAGCAGTGTTCGGAGTTAATTTGTATTTCTCCCCAATCACAAGGATCTGAGTACTGCTGCGCATCTCTTTCATATATGCTAATACGttcttgtgagaatttgagatatTTACCTGATGGGATGCTCACACCTTCTCTTAAAAGGCTGAGGTTGTGGTATTGTGACAATTTAGAGTACATCCCAGATGCTACACACGGTGGTCTCACATCCCTTGAAACATTGAGGGTGTGCTACTGCTATAAAATAACTTCCATCCCATTTTCACAAGGCCTCCCATCTCTTGGTGAATTAACTATATACGAGTGTCCCGAATTATCAAGCCTACCGGGTGGGCTGGAATTCTGTACCTCTATTCGGAGTTTGACAATATCAAAGTGCCCTAAGGTACCGTCCATTTCAATCGGAAGTCTGAGTACATCCCTCCAAGAGTTGTGTGTGAGTAATCTAGACTCTCTTCCAATTTCACGAGGAGGCTTCACGTCACTCCGTCAATTGAGAATCCAGCGCTACGAAAGTGCAGAATTTGGGCCAGAATTTAGTGCCTTTCTTAAAACCCTTGTCTCTCTTCAAACATTGACGATATGGGCTTGCAATAATCTAGAGACTATTCCGAGTTCAGACAAGCTCACATCCCTCCGCAGCTTGGAGATTTTTTCCTGTCGTAAATTAACATGTCTACCGGATGGGATAGCAGCATCGTCACAGTCCTCCTGCAGCCTCACCCGTTTGAAGGAATTGACAATTGGTCGTTTCTGCGAGGAGCTCGATGCATTCCCAGCTTTTCAGGCCATACCACAGCTTGAATCATTAACCATCCGTGGGTGGCCTAAGCTCAAGTCTCTCCCTGAACAAATTCAACACTTGCCTTCTTTTAAGACATCTGAAAATAGAGGCCTTCAGGGGAGTGGAGGCTATTCCAGAATGGTTGGGAAACCTTGCATCTCTTGA
- the LOC112194173 gene encoding putative disease resistance protein RGA3 has translation MPGLGKTTLAKLIYHESDIDRHFHEKIWVCVSTPFEVKTILRGIVESLELEKATIHSKDAICKCIRENLEKKRYLLVLDDVWSEDPEKWKELRSCLLTVKDTQGSSIIVTTRSDKVAKVMETLPRCDLRKLSDVECWLIMKDKAVSVGSAPLSKEQETTGKEIAKKCGGVPLMAKSVGLLSRAAEYWFRNGGVWEGVPYGLISGFVLYITNDEDGRLVVNGVRSERVDLRRKGSLVHVMDGVLMDAEFQQSVQYDGEED, from the exons ATGCCAGGTCTAGGTAAGACAACTTTGGCTAAATTAATCTATCATGAATCTGACATTGATAGACACTTCCATGAAAAAATATGGGTGTGTGTATCCACCCCTTTCGAAGTCAAGACGATTTTAAGGGGAATTGTGGAATCTCTAGAACTAGAGAAAGCCACAATTCATAGCAAGGATGCAATTTGTAAATGCATTCGAGAAAACctggaaaagaaaagatacCTTTTAGTGCTCGATGATGTTTGGAGCGAAGATcctgagaaatggaaagagcTGAGAAGTTGTTTGTTAACTGTTAAAGATACTCAAGGAAGCAGCATCATTGTCACTACCCGTAGTGACAAAGTTGCAAAAGTCATGGAGACCCTTCCTAGGTGTGATTTAAGAAAACTATCAGATGTGGAATGTTGGCTCATAATGAAGGATAAAGCAGTTTCAGTTGGGAGTGCTCCTCTGTCCAAAGAGCAGGAGACAACTGGTAAAGAGATTGCTAAGAAGTGCGGAGGTGTACCATTAATGGCAAAG AGTGTTGGGCTTCTCAGCCGTGCGGCGGAGTATTGGTTCCGAAACGGTGGCGTTTGGGAAGGAGTTCCGTATGGTTTGATATCGGGGTTTGTGCTATACATAACGAATGATGAAGATGGAAGGCTGGTTGTCAATGGGGTTCGATCGGAGAGAGTTGATCTGCGGAGGAAGGGGAGTCTTGTGCATGTTATGGATGGGGTTCTGATGGATGCCGAGTTCCAGCAATCGGTTCAGTATGATGGTGAAGAAGATTGA
- the LOC112193402 gene encoding pumilio homolog 12-like, whose translation MRESDKERLEELVKAGIDVVVLDSSQGNSIYQIELIKYIKKMYSDLDVVCGNVLTVSQAQNLIQAGVDGLRVGMGSGSICTTQEVWVGGRGQLLNMSTLKYEPKVFSVELATDRHGCCVLQKCLSHSDGEQRDRLICKITSNALILSQDPFGNYVVQFVFELQLPWATVDILEQLEGNYGDLSVEKYSSNVVEKSLKYAGEERRARIIQELIGNMRLDQIMQDPYGNYVIQAALSQSKGTLHSKLVEAIKPHMPVLRTSPYGKKILSTNILMK comes from the exons ATGAGGGAGTCGGATAAGGAGAGATTAGAGGAGTTGGTGAAGGCTGGgattgatgtggtggtgttGGATAGCTCACAGGGGAACTCCATTTATCAGATTGAGTTGATCAAGTACATCAAGAAAATGTACTCAGATTTGGATGTGGTTTGTGGGAATGTGTTGACTGTGAGTCAGGCGCAGAATTTGATTCAGGCTGGTGTTGATGGGTTGAGGGTTGGGATGGGGTCTGGCTCCATTTGTACTACTCAAGAGGTTTGGGTCGGCGGCAGGGGACAG CTGCTGAATATGTCTACTCTTAAGTATGAACCAAAAG TCTTCTCTGTTGAGCTTGCAACCGACCGTCATGGCTGTTGTGTGCTTCAAAAATGTCTTAGTCATTCTGATGGTGAGCAAAGAGACCGATTGATCTGCAAGATCACTTCCAATGCACTAATCCTTTCCCAAGATCCATTTGG GAACTATGTCGTGCAATTCGTCTTTGAGCTTCAGCTTCCGTGGGCGACAGTAGACATTCTTGAGCAGTTGGAGGGTAATTATGGGGATTTGTCTGTGGAGAAGTATAGCAGTAATGTGGTTGAAAAAAGCCTGAAATACGCAGGTGAAGAGCGCCGTGCTCGCATTATTCAGGAACTGATAGGGAATATGCGATTGGACCAAATCATGCAAGACCCTTATGGCAATTATGTTATCCAAGCAGCACTCAGTCAATCAAAG GGAACACTTCATTCTAAACTGGTAGAAGCAATAAAACCTCATATGCCAGTTCTCCGGACCAGTCCCTATGGGAAGAAAATCCTCTCTACCAATATTTTGATGAAATAA